Proteins co-encoded in one Amaranthus tricolor cultivar Red isolate AtriRed21 chromosome 7, ASM2621246v1, whole genome shotgun sequence genomic window:
- the LOC130818674 gene encoding uncharacterized protein LOC130818674 — protein MDELAPIRAQGKSKRRLSDVTNEHYYHVNIFYTIIDMQMQELDCRFPKIGTDLLIGVGCLNPANSFSYYNKEKVFKMAKLYPDDFDYFALDCLSFELDTFIDNFSTDKRFSSLSILGEFSKTLVQSGLYKSCPHFYKLLKLTLILLGSTATVERVFSTMKIIKTELRNKISDEVLNDTAITYFECDLF, from the coding sequence ATGGATGAGTTGGCCCCTATACGTGCTCAAGGAAAGTCGAAACGCAGACTCTCAGATGTGACAAATGAGCACTATTATCATGTTAATATTTTCTACACGATTATTGATATGCAAATGCAAGAACTTGATTGTCGCTTTCCTAAGATTGGTACAGATTTACTTATTGGAGTTGGTTGTTTGAATCCTGCTAATTCATTTTCCTATTACAACAAAGAGAAGGTATTCAAAATGGCAAAGTTGTATCCCgatgattttgattattttgcCTTAGATTGTCTTAGTTTTGAGTTGGATActtttattgataatttctcTACTGATAAGCGATTTTCAAGCTTAAGTATTCTTGGTGAATTCTCCAAAACATTAGTTCAATCTGGTTTGTATAAGTCTTGCCCACATTTTTATAAGCTTTTGAAGTTGACGTTGATTTTGCTAGGATCTACAGCAACGGTTGAAAGAGTATTCTCAACAATGAAGATTATCAAAACTGAGTTGCGCAACAAGATATCTGATGAGGTTTTAAATGATACTGCTATAACTTATTTTGAATgtgatttgttttaa